A window from Pseudoliparis swirei isolate HS2019 ecotype Mariana Trench chromosome 17, NWPU_hadal_v1, whole genome shotgun sequence encodes these proteins:
- the si:ch73-52p7.1 gene encoding uncharacterized protein si:ch73-52p7.1, which translates to MLAVGPPTPLLWVLLCVSVALQRSDLRLAYVTHSGFFYYSCSQVPQPCSVPSLTECRCNHIQVSTSPVFRMRRLTVWFTSPSNTARLLNNSEVRHLTLIHCGPGGAEAASSPPEGHFAVQHLERLTVVNLEKRPLLHRCPDSNEARGTDSNSDPGRANGAHLDTKRYKKDKDTNLDMIMKRDSLALSSLQCQDIFLGRELGAAFHEQARLGIIHSSVLEWGAVVKAYTVQTHIDNNGALPFPELHLPKLPETSVIYVSFVY; encoded by the coding sequence ATGCTGGCCGTCGGCCCTCCCACGCCTCTCCTCTGGGTGCTGCTTTGTGTGTCGGTGGCCCTGCAGCGCTCCGACCTGCGTCTGGCCTACGTCACCCACAGCGGCTTCTTCTACTACTCCTGCAGCCAGGTCCCGCAGCCCTGCAGCGTGCCGTCACTCACGGAGTGCAGATGCAATCACATCCAGGTTTCCACGTCTCCCGTCTTCCGCATGAGACGCTTAACGGTTTGGTTCACGTCGCCGTCGAACACGGCTCGCCTGCTCAACAACTCGGAGGTCCGACACCTCACTCTGATTCACTGTGGCCCCGGAGGAGCAGAGGCAGCCTCTTCTCCCCCGGAGGGACACTTTGCCGTGCAGCACCTGGAGAGGCTGACGGTGGTGAACCTGGAGAAGAGGCCGCTGCTTCACCGCTGTCCAGATAGTAACGAAGCCAGGGGCACAGACTCAAACAGTGACCCCGGCAGAGCTAACGGCGCTCACCTGGACACAAAGAGATACAAGAAGGACAAAGACACGAACCTGGACATGATTATGAAGAGAGACTCCTTGGCTTTGTCCTCACTCCAGTGCCAAGACATATTCCTGGGCAGGGAGCTCGGAGCAGCATTTCACGAACAGGCCAGACTGGGAATCATCCACAGCTCGGTGCTGGAGTGGGGAGCGGTGGTCAAAGCCTACACGGTTCAGACGCACATAGACAACAACGGCGCGCTGCCGTTCCCCGAGCTCCACCTGCCAAAATTACCAGAGACATCCGTCATATACGTCAGCTTTGTGTACTGA
- the olig3 gene encoding oligodendrocyte transcription factor 3, with translation MNSDSSQSSRASSPDMDVMSLREHHPHHHHHLVGSSVSSSTQSAELRQKLSASDLLRSGDPKSVESSSSSSSSDSSNNFKLKKPVTEEEMYHLRLKINGRERKRMHDLNLAMDGLREVMPYAHGPSVRKLSKIATLLLARNYILMLNSSLDEMKRLVGDIYGGHNSAFHCGTVGHAAGPGGHPGGPVAAAAAAAAAAAAAHQVHQVHPLLGSALTTSTSSTLSSSLPGLTSIRAPHALMKSSAAAPQPLQLGPGFQHWAGLPCPCTICQVPVAPHIPITTAGLTRLTMEGKDLLK, from the coding sequence ATGAATTCAGACTCCAGCCAAAGCAGCAGAGCCTCTTCCCCGGACATGGACGTCATGTCTCTCCGAGAGCACCAcccacaccaccatcaccacctcgTAGGCTCCTCCGTGTCCTCGTCTACGCAGAGCGCAGAGCTGCGCCAGAAGCTGAGCGCCAGTGATCTCCTGAGGTCTGGAGACCCCAAGTCAgtcgagagcagcagcagcagcagcagcagcgacagCAGCAACAACTTCAAACTAAAGAAGCCAGTCACCGAGGAGGAAATGTACCATCTCCGTCTCAAGATCAACGGCCGGGAGCGCAAGCGCATGCACGACCTCAACTTAGCCATGGACGGTTTGCGCGAGGTGATGCCCTACGCGCACGGGCCCTCGGTGCGGAAGTTGTCCAAGATCGCCACGCTGCTGCTCGCCAGGAACTACATCCTGATGCTCAACAGCTCCTTGGACGAGATGAAGCGGCTGGTGGGGGACATTTACGGAGGGCACAACTCAGCTTTCCACTGCGGCACCGTGGGGCACGCCGCCGGTCCCGGTGGACACCCCGGGGGCCCCGTGGCTGCagcagctgccgccgccgccgctgcagcCGCCGCTCATCAGGTGCACCAGGTGCACCCTCTCCTCGGGAGCGCGCTGACGACCTCCACGTCCTCCACGCTGTCGAGCTCGCTGCCGGGGCTCACGTCCATCCGAGCACCGCACGCGCTGATGAAGAGCTCCGCGGCTGCGCCTCAGCCCCTGCAGCTGGGCCCCGGCTTCCAGCATTGGGCCGGACTGCCGTGTCCCTGCACCATCTGCCAGGTGCCCGTTGCGCCACACATCCCCATCACCACTGCCGGCCTCACGAGACTCACAATGGAGGGCAAGGACCTGCTGAAATGA